The DNA region TCGCGCGTCGGAACGGCCCGAGGTCCAGCCGAGGCTGGCTCGGGCGGCGACCTGCGTCCGGGAAGGCAAGTTCACTTGGGAGGAGGTCGCCACCGGGAATTGCGAGCACCCGCTCGCGCAGGCGCTGTTCGCGCCCAGGGCCCAGGAGAAGCTGTGGCCCCTGCTGGCCGAGGTCGCCGCGGAGCTCGAGTCGGACCCTCCGCCGGCCGAACCCCGGCGCGCGCGACGAGCACCGACGACGGACGACGACTTCAGCGAGTACACCTACCTCGAAGACCTGGCCGAACCGGATACGCGTCCCGCGTGGCCGCAACGGCGGGGTCGCGGCCGGTGAGCGCCCGCCGGCGGAAAACGGGATGAGGAGCGCACGGCCTCGCGCGTAGCGTCGGCGACCGTGATCAGTGAGACGGAGACAGGAGACGACGCTTCGGACGGCTGGTTCCCCGAGAGCGTGGCCGCGGACTACGACGAGCCGGGCGGAGCGAACGCGCCCGAAGTGGTGACGCCCGCGGTGGACGTCCTCGAAGACCTGGCCGACGGTCCGGTGCTCGAGTTCGCCGTCGGGACCGGGCGGATCGCGATCCCGCTGGCCGCTCGCGGCGTGCCGGTGAGCGGCATCGAACTGAGCCGGGCGATGGCCACGCGGATCGCGGGCAAACCGGGCGGTGAAGCGGTCGGCGTCACGATCGGAGACATGACGGAAACGCGGGTGGACGGCGAGTTTTCGTTGGTCTATCTGGTGTTCAACACGATCGGCAACGTGACCACCCAGGACGGGCAGGTCGACGTCTTCCGCAACGCGGCGGCGCATTTGCGCCCCGGTGGGCTGTTCCTCGTCGAGGTGGGCCTGCCGGATCTGCGCCGCCTGCCGCCCGGACAGGACATCGTCCCGTTCGCGATGGGGCCCAGCTACGTCGGATTCGACCAGTACAACGTGGTCACGCAGGAGTTCACGTCGAACCACGTCACCGTGACATCGGATGGTCAGGGGCGGTTCCGCCGCATCCCCTTCCGGTATGTCTGGCCTGCCGAACTGGACCTCATGGCGCGTATCGCCGGCATGCGCCTGAAGTACCGCTGGGCCGACTGGGACCGCTCGGAGTTCACCGCCGGGAGCACGAAGCACGTGTCGGTCTGGGAGCGCGGTTCGTGACGATGACGGCCGCGCTGACGACGAGCGGAGGCAGTGCCCACAGCGCCGTCGTGAGGTAGCCGTCCCGGGCGGGGAGCAACGCGCCCTCCGGGGTGACGGCGGCGAGCAGGAGACCGGCGAGAGCACTGCCCGCGGCCATCCCGATGCTGCGGGCGATCTGGTTGATCGAGAGCACGCTGGCCGTTTCCCCTTGTGGCACACCGGCCAGAACGAGCTTGGGCATCACCGCGAAGACCCCTCCGACGGCGAAACCGAGCAGGGCGATCGCGACGAGGACGAGAAGGAACGACCGGTTGCCGACGGCGAACAGCAGTGCGCTCACCACGGCGATCACGACCGAGAACGCGTACGTCCATCGTTCGGTG from Amycolatopsis sp. EV170708-02-1 includes:
- a CDS encoding class I SAM-dependent methyltransferase, which gives rise to MISETETGDDASDGWFPESVAADYDEPGGANAPEVVTPAVDVLEDLADGPVLEFAVGTGRIAIPLAARGVPVSGIELSRAMATRIAGKPGGEAVGVTIGDMTETRVDGEFSLVYLVFNTIGNVTTQDGQVDVFRNAAAHLRPGGLFLVEVGLPDLRRLPPGQDIVPFAMGPSYVGFDQYNVVTQEFTSNHVTVTSDGQGRFRRIPFRYVWPAELDLMARIAGMRLKYRWADWDRSEFTAGSTKHVSVWERGS